The following are encoded together in the Daphnia magna isolate NIES linkage group LG8, ASM2063170v1.1, whole genome shotgun sequence genome:
- the LOC116928626 gene encoding uncharacterized protein LOC116928626 — translation MALLRPPTSNFHHLDGSSAPGHVAIRTAQRWDNTTKVTVTTNIKPLPGTKKTLEDFVRKPFKAAPVPASTYKAPADHLAPKTKPQTKIVKKAIAKEVTEIKKVLPFRANPVPASTYKPHIALFTAGRSANNGKLKGANIAQMASPENKNTPVVVFDVQPLDDVTVCDATNPAEASMAAETTRLDTLDEPDMSQQETSVAINPDEVFDDVSDVDTTPEITPNVTVSSPKDSVVQDDPLATTSPSVINSELAGAATVDIEDTLTENTSVVTCDEQATDGITFADASDTSEKSMAAEEASIKSLVEDEAVVSQENLPVAIIPEAGLDEAIVQDESLAIACDKPCLSSPVLAEVSDVIQQEPAFAPVVTDALANEVPVKKGKKQRSQNDNASPKKKLPKRAKGSKASAKPCVRDDFIKQEPSVASVVPTPDGKDAPVERDKKHKPHYGNAWYQKKMEKRLNERTQRAALKETAQSVETPTVQESAH, via the coding sequence ATGGCTCTTCTGCGGCCGCCAACATCTAACTTTCACCACTTAGATGGCTCTTCAGCCCCGGGCCATGTTGCAATTCGAACAGCACAACGATGGGATAATACTACAAAGGTCACTGTCACGACCAACATAAAACCACTGCCAGGGACTAAAAAAACTCTTGAGGATTTCGTGCGCAAACCTTTCAAGGCTGCGCCTGTTCCCGCCAGTACTTACAAAGCTCCAGCCGACCATCTAGCACCAAAGACGAAGCCTCAAACTAAGATCGTTAAGAAAGCAATCGCCAAGGAAGTGACTGAAATTAAAAAAGTTCTCCCGTTTCGGGCAAACCCAGTTCCTGCATCCACTTACAAACCGCACATAGCACTCTTCACGGCAGGCCGATCGGCTAATAACGGCAAGCTGAAGGGAGCAAACATTGCCCAAATGGCGTCCCCCGAGAATAAAAACACACCTGTTGTCGTCTTCGACGTGCAGCCATTGGATGATGTCACTGTTTGCGATGCAACTAACCCAGCAGAGGCTTCCATGGCAGCCGAAACAACACGATTGGACACTTTGGACGAACCAGACATGTCGCAACAAGAAACCTCCGTTGCCATAAACCCAGACGAGGTGTTTGACGATGTTTCCGATGTGGATACGACACCAGAAATTACTCCGAATGTAACAGTTTCTTCTCCCAAAGACAGCGTCGTCCAGGACGATCCTTTGGCTACAACAAGCCCATCCGTTATTAACAGCGAACTAGCAGGAGCAGCCACGGTAGATATCGAAGACACGTTGACTGAAAACACATCGGTTGTCACTTGCGATGAGCAGGCAACGGATGGTATTACTTTTGCCGATGCAAGTGACACGTCAGAGAAGTCAATGGCAGCCGAAGAAGCATCGATAAAATCTTTGGTTGAAGACGAAGCAGTGGTTTCTCAAGAAAATCTCCCAGTCGCTATAATTCCAGAAGCAGGGCTTGACGAGGCCATAGTCCAAGATGAATCTTTGGCCATCGCCTGCGACAAGCCGTGTCTTTCTTCCCCTGTTTTAGCAGAGGTGAGCGACGTTATTCAACAAGAACCTGCATTCGCACCAGTTGTTACCGACGCCCTTGCAAACGAGGTTCCtgtcaaaaaaggaaagaagcaAAGATCACAAAACGATAACGCATCACCTAAGAAAAAACTGCCGAAACGAGCAAAAGGATCCAAGGCGAGTGCCAAACCGTGTGTTCGAGATGACTTTATTAAACAAGAACCCTCAGTCGCTTCGGTTGTTCCCACCCCCGATGGAAAGGATGCGCCAGTCGAAAGGGACAAGAAACACAAACCCCATTACGGTAACGCGTGGTAtcagaaaaaaatggagaaacgATTAAACGAACGTACACAACGGGCCGCTCTTAAAGAGacagctcagtcggtagaaaCTCCAACTGTGCAAGAGTCAGCTCATTGA